From the Bacillus solimangrovi genome, the window GTACACCTAATGTGCAAGACCAATTTTTAAAACTAGGAATCCTTTTGAAAGATACGAATGAATTTATCGGTTGGTGCTGTACAGGAATTAAAGATGAATTGCCTGCTCCAAACCGAGAAATTATGTATGCTGTATCAAAGCACTACCAAAACAAAGGTTATGCCACAAAAGCGGCAAAAGGACTAGTAAACTACTTATTTGAAGAAACAAATGTTGGCGTACTTAATGCAATCGCACTTACTGAAAACCATGGATCAAATAAAGTGATCGAGAAGTGTGGGTTCAATTTTGTCAGTAAAATTGAAATCGATGATCAGTCTTACAATCATTACAAATTAAATAAATAAAATATAAATACCATAACTTTCGTCCCTACAATTATTGAAACAATGATATGAGAAAAGATAAGTTCTTTAAGGCACTATATTGAGAATTTCTCGATGTTCCGAATAACTAGGTTAAATCATATCGGACAAATAGAATGGGGTGACGGAATGAACAATCGGTGGAATCGGACAATTTATAAATTTGCGGCTCCTATATATGATAAGTTATTTAACAGTGGGCAATTTCTTAGAGCAAGAAAAGAAATATTTCAAGATACAAAGTTTACTAAAAATCAAAATATACTTTTCGTTGGAGTTGGAACTGGAGCAGATTTGGAATTAGTCAATCATAATGAATTACATATTACAGCAATCGACTATTCTGATGATATGCTTAATAAGGCTAGAAATAAATTTAAAGGCTCTTCCATACAATTTGCCAAAATGGATGCCCAACATATGAGCTTCAGTGATAATCATTTTGATTTAATTGTGGGCAGTCTTATTTTATCGGTTGTTCCTGATCCACATAAGTGCCTCAAAGAAATGTTAAGAGTCTTGAAGCCAGCAGGAGAAATTATCGTTTTCGACAAATTTACTCCAAAAGACAAAGAGCTTTCTCCTATGAAAAAAGCAATTAGACCGGTCATTAAATTATTAGGCACTGACATCGGAGTAAACTTTGAAAAACTATGCGAAAACTACAAAGACCAATTATTCGTAACAGAAGATGCTCCCGTAATGTTTAATGGCATGTATAGAAAAATCATTGTCAAGAAAATTGAAGCGAGCTTCTAAGCAAAAGAAGTTCGCTTCATTTTATTTAAAAATTAACTTTATCATTTAGTATAGTATTTATTCATATACTCGATCTCACTCAATTGTTTAACCTAATTAACTAACTAAACCTCGTAAGAAAGCTTCATCTTAGTTCCTAGTATGACCTCTTCAAGTTCAAGCACATTATTAACGATGAAGGTTGGATTATGTTCGATTAGCTCTTCTTTGTTTCCATATCCGTACGTCACAGCAATTGAATGTATCTGTTGTTTATTAGAGCCAATAATATCATGCTTTCGATCCCCTATCATGATGCAATTCTCTTTTTCTAATTTATTGGAAACCAATACATGTTCAATCACTTCTGCTTTATTTATTCGTCTTCCATCCAACTCACTGCCTACAATCCCATCAAACAAACCTTCTAGCTCAAACATGTTTATAATTTCAACGGCAAATACAGTCGGTTTTGATGTCGCAACAAACAAACGCTTTCCTTCGTTTTTCAACCTACTTAATAGCTCTTTCATCTCATCATATAAAAGATTTTCATAGAGCCCACGCTCTTTAAAATATTCTCTGTAGTAACCAATTGCTTGTTCAACCTGGGCATCTGTAAAAGAAAAAATTTCTTTAAAACTAACTTGTAGCGGTGGACCAATAAAAGATAGTAATTTCGCTTCAGTTACCTCTTCAATGCCCATTTTCTGAAGCGCATGTTGAAGTGAGTTAATAATTCCTTCTTTCGGATCACTGATCGTTCCATCTAAATCAAATAAAATATTATGATAAGTACTCATCTATTACTTCTCCTCCAAATAAATTCATTCATGCTTATCAAAATCTAATTCTCATATAAAAGAACCTTATTCCTTGCTATTTAAGGCTCTCTTTCACTACGGTTTTGTATTAAAAAACGCTGTGATCATTTTTGATTGATATGAAGATTGACAGCTGTGATCATTATGTTCAATTTCGCTTGTTAACTGATCGAGCCTCTGTTGTAATTCAATCCGATCTATTTCATCTATCCTAAATTGAACACCATATTCGTAATACCCTTTATGCCCGCGTTTCCATTCAACCGTACCACGAACAGACAACTGTTCTGTTGTAAACGTAAGCACAATCTCAGGGTGAACAGGCATATCGACATTGGAGTAGAAGTGCAAACCACCAAGTCCTATATCAGCTATTAATATTTTAGAGCTTCCTAATTGAACGGCTTTTCCTTTGAAAGAGGATATTGTCATCTCTCCCTGAAGTAAACTCGGAAATTCCACCCTAAAATACTTCCTGCGTTTCATCACTTGTTGCTTACGTTCACTTTGCTCTGCTGGTTCTAGGCGACCTAGTTGCATATAATCCATTAAACGTTCCGACTTAACTGGCTTTGAGAAGATAAACCCTTGAATATTCGAGCATTCAATTTGTCTTAGAAATTCTAAC encodes:
- a CDS encoding GNAT family N-acetyltransferase, with the translated sequence MQTIRGFVVSNKDIVLQNQLNNLFTIDCGDIYLREFAVEDVDHIYSISNQPEVSKFLPDWKSTRENRLDWVSNYEIPANKEFSKAVTGTPNVQDQFLKLGILLKDTNEFIGWCCTGIKDELPAPNREIMYAVSKHYQNKGYATKAAKGLVNYLFEETNVGVLNAIALTENHGSNKVIEKCGFNFVSKIEIDDQSYNHYKLNK
- a CDS encoding HAD family hydrolase; its protein translation is MSTYHNILFDLDGTISDPKEGIINSLQHALQKMGIEEVTEAKLLSFIGPPLQVSFKEIFSFTDAQVEQAIGYYREYFKERGLYENLLYDEMKELLSRLKNEGKRLFVATSKPTVFAVEIINMFELEGLFDGIVGSELDGRRINKAEVIEHVLVSNKLEKENCIMIGDRKHDIIGSNKQQIHSIAVTYGYGNKEELIEHNPTFIVNNVLELEEVILGTKMKLSYEV
- a CDS encoding class I SAM-dependent methyltransferase, yielding MNNRWNRTIYKFAAPIYDKLFNSGQFLRARKEIFQDTKFTKNQNILFVGVGTGADLELVNHNELHITAIDYSDDMLNKARNKFKGSSIQFAKMDAQHMSFSDNHFDLIVGSLILSVVPDPHKCLKEMLRVLKPAGEIIVFDKFTPKDKELSPMKKAIRPVIKLLGTDIGVNFEKLCENYKDQLFVTEDAPVMFNGMYRKIIVKKIEASF